A genomic stretch from Actinomycetota bacterium includes:
- a CDS encoding DUF2703 domain-containing protein, translating to MVIETTVLRVGDETCDRCGTTVETVRSAARDLQNVLSALNVRVSLIEHASSTDAIDASNTVLINGRPVEEWLGAKRVSTDCPSCGDLLGESTCCGAIEVEGTVFESYTAEQIRDAAFAALGAVDVGGCC from the coding sequence ATGGTGATAGAGACCACGGTACTGCGCGTCGGAGACGAGACCTGCGACCGGTGTGGCACCACCGTGGAAACCGTGCGCTCGGCCGCACGTGACCTGCAGAACGTCCTGTCTGCCCTGAACGTCCGCGTGAGCCTGATCGAGCACGCATCATCCACAGATGCCATCGATGCCTCCAACACCGTTCTCATCAACGGCAGACCCGTCGAGGAGTGGCTCGGGGCTAAGCGCGTGTCGACCGACTGCCCGAGCTGCGGTGACTTGCTTGGCGAGAGCACGTGCTGTGGCGCCATCGAAGTCGAGGGCACGGTGTTCGAGTCGTACACGGCAGAGCAGATCCGCGATGCCGCGTTCGCGGCTCTTGGCGCCGTGGATGTGGGCGGCTGTTGCTGA